One Aegilops tauschii subsp. strangulata cultivar AL8/78 chromosome 7, Aet v6.0, whole genome shotgun sequence genomic window carries:
- the LOC109731694 gene encoding probable lipoxygenase 8, chloroplastic — MSLPQLKPSSLQSHHRTIASRRILPSSSSTCSSSRLPSSSLSAGRPGRRCARALGGGGQLIVRCASVGSSEVVPASSSIGGGGASSDMAGKGGASVRVKAVATVKVTVGGFLDGLRPSRTMDDVNDLIGRSMELELVSAELDAKTGKEKQTIKSYAHKVADNDLHIVTYEADFNVPAGFGPVGAVLVANEHGTEMFLEDVKVVTAGGNSDVIRCDSWLPPKSGDAKRVFFANKPYLPSQTPPGLQGYRKNDLAKKRGDGTGQRKATDRVYDYDVYNDLGSGEELGAAGARPVLGGNKQFPYPRRCRTGRPRSTKDPQSETRSGDVYVPRDEAFSEEKNVQFSVKTLQSVLHAAVPAVQSTLIDPNQGFPSFFVIDKLFEDGVELPRAEELGFLRAAVPRLLEFLRDGPGDKVLLFDAPANVQKDKFAWLRDEEFARETLAGINPYAIELVKEFPLKSKLDPAVYGPAESAITAELLEAQMGHTMTVAEAVKSKRLFMLDFHDLFLPYVHKIRALQRTTMYGSRTIMFLTDDGTLRLLAIELTRPASATMPQWRQVFTSSTDTTKSWLWRMAKSHVRAHDAGHHELVTHWLRTHCAVEPYILAANRQLSEMHPIYQLLRPHFRYTMRINALARSALINGGGIIELTFSPQRYAMELSSVAYDKLWRFDMEALPADLVRRGMAEEDPTAEHGLKLAIKDYPFANDGLLIWDAIKGWVQAYVSRYYPTAASVSGDAELQAFWTEVRTEGHGDKKDAPWWPKLDTPESLAHTLTTIIWVAAAHHAAVNFGQYDFGGYFPNRPSIARTNMPVEEPVDAAAFEKFLDNPDQALRECFPSQVQATLVMAVLDVLSSHSPDEEYLGGMETAPWGEDTTVRAAYLRFNEQLKAVEGIIDGRNKNRKLKNRCGAGIVPYQLMKPFSQPGVTGKGIPNSTSI, encoded by the exons ATGTCGCTTCCTCAGCTCAAACCATCCAGCCTCCAGAGCCACCACCGCACCATCGCGAGTCGTCGcatcctcccctcctcctcctccacgtGCAGCAGCAGCCGCCTCCCGTCGTCTTCGCTCTCCGCCGGCCGTCCGGGGCGACGCTGTGCTCGTGCGCTCGGCGGCGGTGGGCAGCTGATCGTGCGGTGCGCGTCCGTTGGGTCGTCTGAGGTGGTTCCGGCTAGCAGTAGCATCGGCGGAGGCGGTGCTTCTTCCGACATGGCAGGGAAGGGCGGTGCTTCGGTGCGCGTCAAGGCGGTGGCGACGGTTAAGGTCACCGTCGGCGGGTTCCTCGATGGGCTGAGGCCGTCGAGGACGATGGACGATGTGAATGACCTCATCGGCAGGTCCATGGAGCTCGAGCTCGTCAGCGCGGAGCTGGACGCCA AGACGGGGAAGGAGAAGCAGACGATCAAGAGCTACGCCCACAAGGTGGCCGACAACGACCTCCACATCGTCACCTACGAGGCCGACTTCAACGTGCCGGCGGGCTTCGGCCCCGTCGGCGCCGTGCTGGTCGCCAACGAGCACGGCACGGAGATGTTCCTGGAGGACGTGAAGGTGGTCACGGCCGGCGGCAACTCCGACGTCATCCGCTGCGACTCCTGGCTGCCGCCCAAGTCCGGCGACGCCAAGCGCGTCTTCTTCGCCAACAAG CCTTACCTGCCGAGCCAGACTCCTCCGGGTCTCCAGGGCTACCGGAAGAACGACCTTGCCAAGAAGCGCGGCGACGGCACCGGGCAGAGGAAGGCCACCGACCGGGTCTACGACTACGACGTGTACAACGACCTCGGGTCCGGCGAGGAGCTCGGTGCCGCCGGCGCCCGCCCCGTCCTCGGCGGCAACAAGCAGTTCCCCTACCCGCGGCGCTGCCGCACCGGCCGCCCCCGATCCACCAAAG ATCCGCAGTCGGAGACGAGGAGCGGCGACGTGTACGTGCCGAGGGACGAGGCCTTCTCGGAGGAGAAGAACGTGCAGTTCTCGGTGAAGACGCTGCAGTCGGTGCTCCACGCCGCCGTGCCGGCCGTGCAGTCCACGCTCATCGACCCCAACCAGGGCTTCCCCTCCTTCTTCGTCATCGACAAGCTCTTCGAGGACGGCGTCGAGCTGCCGCGCGCCGAGGAGCTCGGCTtcctccgcgccgccgtgccGCGCCTCCTCGAGTTCCTCCGCGACGGCCCCGGCGACAAAGTCCTCCTCTTCGACGCCCCCGCAAATGTCCAAA AGGACAAGTTTGCGTGGTTGCGGGACGAGGAGTTCGCCAGGGAGACGCTCGCCGGGATCAACCCGTACGCCATCGAGCTTGTCAAGGAGTTTCCTCTCAAGAGCAAGCTGGACCCGGCGGTGTACGGCCCGGCCGAGTCGGCGATCACCGCCGAGCTGCTGGAGGCGCAGATGGGGCACACCATGACGGTGGCCGAGGCGGTGAAGAGCAAGAGGCTCTTCATGCTCGACTTCCACGACCTGTTCCTGCCCTACGTGCACAAGATCCGCGCCCTGCAGCGCACCACCATGTACGGCTCCCGCACCATCATGTTCCTCACCGACGACGGCACGCTGCGCCTCCTCGCCATCGAGCTCACCCGGCCGGCCTCGGCGACGATGCCGCAGTGGAGGCAGGTGTTCACCTCGTCCACTGACACCACCAAGTCCTGGCTGTGGCGGATGGCCAAGTCCCACGTCCGCGCCCACGACGCCGGCCACCACGAGCTCGTCACCCACTGGCTGCGCACGCACTGCGCCGTCGAGCCCTACATCCTCGCGGCCAACAGGCAGCTCAGCGAGATGCACCCCATCTACCAGCTGCTGCGCCCGCACTTCCGCTACACCATGCGGATCAACGCGCTCGCGCGCTCCGccctcatcaacggcggcggcatCATCGAGCTCACCTTCTCCCCGCAGAGGTACGCCATGGAGCTCAGCTCCGTCGCGTACGACAAGCTCTGGCGCTTCGACATGGAGGCCCTCCCCGCCGACCTCGTCCGCAGGGGCATGGCGGAGGAGGACCCCACGGCGGAGCACGGCCTCAAGCTCGCCATCAAAGACTACCCATTCGCCAACGACGGGCTGCTCATCTGGGACGCCATCAAGGGGTGGGTTCAGGCGTACGTTTCCCGCTACTACCCGACCGCCGCCAGCGTCTCGGGCGACGCGGAGCTGCAGGCCTTCTGGACGGAGGTGCGCACAGAGGGACACGGAGACAAGAAGGACGCGCCGTGGTGGCCTAAGCTGGACACGCCGGAGAGCCTCGCGCACACGCTCACCACCATCATCTGGGTCGCGGCGGCGCACCACGCGGCCGTCAACTTCGGGCAGTACGACTTCGGCGGCTACTTCCCGAACCGCCCCTCCATCGCGCGCACCAACATGCCGGTGGAGGAGCCCGTGGACGCCGCCGCCTTCGAGAAATTCCTGGACAACCCGGACCAGGCGCTCCGGGAATGCTTCCCGTCGCAGGTGCAGGCAACGCTGGTGATGGCGGTGCTGGACGTGCTGTCCAGCCACTCCCCCGACGAGGAGTACCTCGGAGGGATGGAGACTGCCCCGTGGGGCGAGGACACCACGGTGCGGGCGGCGTACCTGAGGTTCAACGAGCAGCTTAAGGCGGTGGAGGGGATCATCGACGGAAGGAACAAGAACAGGAAGCTCAAGAACCGGTGCGGCGCCGGCATCGTGCCGTACCAGCTCATGAAACCATTCTCGCAGCCCGGCGTCACGGGCAAAGGCATCCCCAACAGCACCTCCATCTGA
- the LOC141027054 gene encoding uncharacterized protein — protein sequence MTGDRRVFSSLDESVRGMVRFSDESVVAICGHDLVVFHYQNRDQRALTSVFYIPSLRTNIVSLGQLDEAGCIIAIKDGVMVIHDPSQRVLARIKRSHNKLYTGALAIDTPACPMVIGNDKASRWHASIGHLHFRAIWAMSTKKMVRGMPSIDRVEEYCEGCALGNWHMWLELPRSKYEAFQWFKKVQAQVEANGSCKLCALRSDRGGEFNSGAFKVYCEELGVKHYTTAPYSPQQNGVVERRN from the exons ATGACGGGCGATAGGCGCGTGTTCTCATCCCTGGACGAGTCAGTGCGCGGCATGGTGAGGTTCAGCGACGAATCTGTGGTGGCAATTTGCGGGCATGACTTAGTGGTGTTCCATTACCAGAACAGAGACCAGCGCGCGCTAACTAGCGTGTTCTACATCCCCAGCCTGCGCACCAACATCGTCTCTCTCGGGCAACTCGATGAGGCGGGCTGCATCATCGCCATCAAGGACGGGGTCATGGTAATCCACGATCCATCGCAGCGTGTTCTAGCACGCATCAAGCGGTCACACAACAAGCTATACACCGGGGCACTCGCCATCGACACTCCGGCGTGCCCTATGGTGATCGGTAACGACAAGGCGTCGCGTTGGCATGCAAGCATCGGCCACCTCCATTTTCGTGCGATTTGGGCCATGTCGACCAAGAAGATGGTGCGTGGGATGCCTAGCATCGACCGCGTCGAAGAATACTGCGAAGGCTGTGCTCTGGGGAA TTGGCATATGTGGCTAGAGCTCCCGAGGTCCAAGTATGAGGCATTCCAGTGGTTCAAGAAGGTGCAGGCGCAGGTCGAAGCGAATGGCAGCTGCAAGCTGTGCGCGCTCCGGTCGGACCGCGGTGGCGAGTTCAACTCCGGGGCGTTCAAGGTCTACTGTGAGGAGCTTGGCGTCAAGCACTATACGACTGCCCCGTACTCGCCACAGCAAAATGGGGTGGTCGAGCGGCGCAATTAA